ATTGAAAAGCTGTCCAAAGAAAAGCTCCCCATGATAACGGTCTTGGCGGGCGAGGATTTAGGGCAGTATAGTCAAGCTAAAGAAAAATTTTTAAAACAAATTGGTTTCGATCCCAGTGACTTAACCTTTTCTTATTTTGATATGTCTGAGACTGATTATCAAGATGCTGAGCTCGATTTAGAAAGCATGCCTTTTTTTGCAGATGAAAAGGTGGTCATTTTTGATCATTTCGCGGATATGACTACTGCTAAAAAATCGTATCTGGATGAGAAAGAGTTGAAGCGCCTTGAAAATTATCTTGAGTCTCCTGTTGAAACAACACGTCTTGTCTTGATGTCTGCAGGAAAGCTAGATGGAAAGCGTCGTTTAGTCAAACTTCTCAAACGTGATGCCATGGTGCTTGAAGCCAGTCCCTTAAAAGATGCAGAACTTAGAACCTATTTTCAAAAGCAGGCGCATCAAGAGGGACTTACATTTGACACAGGAGTCTTTGAGGAACTTTTGATTAAGTCAAATTTTGACTTTTCAGATGTTCAAAAAAACTTAGCTTTTCTAAAGGGGTATAAAACGGAAGGAAATATCTCATCGCAAGATATTGCTGATGCCATTCCTAAAAGTTTGCAAGATAATATTTTTGATATGACGCAACTTCTTTTGCGAGGCCAGATTCAGAGTGTTCGTGAATTGGTTCATGATTTACGGCTTCAGGGTGAAGATGAGATTAAGTTGATTGCTGTGATGTTGGGACAATTTCGTACCTATTTACAGGTTAAACTCTTATCTGCTCAAGGCAAAAGTGAGCAGCAAATTGTTTCAAGTCTGTCTGATTGTTTAGGGCGTAAAGTCAATCAATTTCAGGTTCGTTTTGCACTGAGAGATAGTCGTCCTTTGTCAGTAGCGTTCTTAAAAATGACGATTAAGATTTTAGTAGAGACAGATTACCAGATAAAGACAGGAACTTTAGATAAAGATTACTTGTTTGATTTAGCACTTTTAAAAATCGCATCAAACCGCTAGAGATTTAGAGTTTTCTTTGATTTTGTAAGCAAAATTTTTGAAAGCTCTACCACTTTACGGTAAAATGAAGAAAAAATGAAAAGAGGACCTTTACTATGGCAATTATCCTTCCAGACCTTCCTTACGCTTACGATGCTTTGGAACCATACATTGATGCTGAAACAATGACTCTTCACCACGATAAACACCACGCAACTTATGTAGCAAATGCTAATGCTGCTCTTGAAAAACACCCAGAAATTGGTGAAGATCTCGAAGCACTTTTGGCTGACGTGGAACAAATTCCAGCAGATATTCGTCAAGCACTTATTAACAATGGTGGTGGACACCTTAATCACGCACTTTTCTGGGAACTCTTGTCTCCTGAAAAACAAGAACCAACTGCAGAAGTAGCAGCTGCTATTAACGAAGCTTTCGGCTCATTTGAAGCCTTCCAAGAAGCTTTCACAGCAGCAGCAACAACTCGTTTTGGTTCAGGTTGGGCATGGCTTGTTGTTAACGCTGAAGGTAAGCTTGAAGTCGTTTCAACAGCTAACCAAGACACTCCTATCTCAGACGGTAAGAAACCAATCTTGGCACTTGATGTTTGGGAACACGCTTACTACCTAAACTACCGTAACGTACGTCCAAACTACATCAAAGCTTTCTTTGAAATCATTAACTGGAATAAAGTTGCTGAGCTTTATGCAGCAGCTAAATAAGTTTAAAATTATCCTCACTATTGGGGATAATTTTTTTGTAATATGATTGTAAAATCTCCTTGATTTTTAGTGAATTATAGCTTAAACTATAATTGTTATGAAAAAAAAAGAAAAAACATTCAAGCAAAAAGTATAGTGGAAGCCGCCGAAAAACTAAAGATAAAAAGAAAGATTCGGTAAAACAAGACCTTCAAAAAGACACTAAAGATACTAAAAAAGATGTCAAAAAAGGCGCTAAGAAAGACAACAAAAAAGCATCGAAAAAAGATGCTAAAAAGACTTCTAAAAAATCAGTAGAGAAGAAATCTGCTGAGGAATCAGTAGTACCAGTTGAGCACAAGGAAAATGAAGCAAAAACTGAAACCTTGGCACTTAGAAGTAAGCGCTCTAAGAAATCTAAAGCTAAATCAAAATCATCTCGTGATGATAAAAAAGCTTATATTATCTTAGCCTTCCTAGGTGTTTTGGTAATTCTTTTGTTTGTTGCCATGCTTGCTTTAGCAGGACGTGGTAAACAAGCTGGTCACACTGGTGGCCTTGGAAATATCTTCGGATCTAGTTCTAAAGTCACTAAAAAAGAAGACAAAGAAAAAGAGGAAAAGGTAACTCCAACTAATAAATCAGCCGAAGCTAAACAAGCAGTCATGGAAGCAGATGCAGATACTATGTATGGTAATGGTTTGTATTATGATTATGCTAACATGACATTGAACCAAGTAGTTGAAGCATTTATGGCTGACCAAGGTATTGAGTCTAGCCAAATTGCCTTTTCATATAAAAATACCAAGACAAATGAGCAATTCTCAATGAATGATACTCAGCCAATGACTGCAGGGTCAACTTATAAATTGCCACTAAACATGCTTGTCATGGATGAGGTTAACAAGGGTAAACTTTCTTTAACTGAACGTTTTGATATTACTAATACTGAGTATGAATACCAAGGTGAACATGATAATTATGTTGCTGCTTTCGGTGGTTCAATGACTATTCCAGAGATGCAAGAATATTCTCTTGTATACTCTGAGAATACTCCTGCCTACGCTTTGGCGGAACGCCTTGGTGGTATGGAAAAATTCTATGGCATGCTCGATAAATACGGTAAATCAAAAGGTGAAGTGAAGACTATCCAAATGCATGGTAATAAGACAACAACAGATTATTACATTCAAGTTTTGGATTATCTCTGGAAACATCAAGATAATTACAAGGATATTCTCCACTACATTGGTGAGTCATTCCCGAATGAGTATTACAAGACTTACCTTCCAGGTTTAACGATTTATCAAAAACCAGGTTACGTTCGTGAAGCACTTAACGTTGATGCTATCGTTATGGAAGACACACCTTATATGGTTGCAATCTATACACGTTACCTTGGTGGATCAACTGAAAATTCAGATGAAATCAGCGGTTGGGGTCTCCAACAATTAGGAATGCTCTCTTATGTCATTAATGAGTGGCACCGTGTCAATATGAACTAATAAAGAAAAGCCGAATTTATCGGCTTTTTTTCTATATAATTGAATAAAAAGTAAGAAGTAATATCCCTAGAAAAAGAAATGGGACAAATGGAATGCATTCCTTAAGATTTCTTCGTAGAAGGAAGTAAGCTAGTCCTAATAGGCAGGCAATTTCGATAATTAGTAGTATTTTTGAAAATGGGAAAATAAGTGAGGCACTTGCTAAGTAGAGAAAATCTCCTTCCCCAATATTTAGATGTTTCATATAAGAAAGGATAGCGAGGATTATACCTAAGGCAAATGTAATGTAGTAGTTGCCCATGAATAAGAGTGGGACTGTTCCAACTATCCAAATCAGAAGCGGATAGGATTTATGTTTCAAATCAAAAATCGACAGACAAAGGCTGAAGTAAAGAAAGTAGGTCACTTCAAGACTTAAAAAGTCATAGAAATATAGCAGGGATATTACTCCACAAAATAGTTCCATAAAGAGGTAACGAAAAGGGATAGGAGTCTGACATGAACGGCATCGAGATCTTAAGAAAAGTTGTGAGAGGATAGGGATCATCTCGAAAAAACGCAGCTGATGCTTGCAATGGCTACAGTGACTTCTAGGGAAAATAATCGACCTCTCAGGAAAACGATCACAAATTAGTCCGATGAATGAACCAAAAGAGGCTCCTAGAAAAAAATAAATAATACTTAACATACCTAATTATTCGAAAAAGAGTGAGAAAAAGCATTTTACTTGCATCTTATTTAGAAATATTCTAAAATAAAAGTATAAATAATAGTAATTCTAAATAAGGAGTATTAATATGGTAGATTCAATTAAAGAAACAATCAATGAAACAGTTAACCAACAAGCTGAAACACCTTCATATACAAAAACTAAAGCAGTTTTGAATCAAGCAGTCGCTGATTTGTCTGTAGCAGCTTCAATTGTTCACCAAGTTCATTGGTATATGCGTGGTCCTGGTTTCCTCTATCTTCATCCAAAAATGGATGAATTGATGGATAGTTTGAATGCTCACCTTGATGTTGTTAGTGAACGTTTGATTACTATTGGTGGGGAACCATACTCAACTTTGGTAGAATTTTCATCTAATTCAGGCTTGACTGAAACTACTGGTACATTTGATAAACCAATGTCTGATCAAATCCAATTATTGGTTGATACATACAAATATTTGTCAGTCTTGTTCCAAGTTGGTTTGGATATCACAGATGAAGAAGGAGATGCTCCTTCAAATGATATCTTCACTGCAGCTAAATCTGAAATTGATAAGACAATCTGGATGTTGACTGCAGAACTTGGACAAGCTCCAGGCTTGAGATAAGCATTTTTGAGTTAAGATGATTGTCAAGAGTTCCTCTAAAAGTGTATAATAGACATAAAATACTTTTAGACGAAGGGAGGCGGCGATATGTCTGAGCATCGACGTAGTCTAGGCGTTTATGAAGATGTCCTGAATCAGTTAAAAGCTAAAGGAATTCGGTTGACGGAATCTCGTAAAGCTGTTATTCGCTATTTGATGATGTCTGATCAACACCCTAGTGCAGATGTGATATATTATGACCTACTCCCTGACAATCCTGGGATGAGTTTGGCGACGGTCTATAACAACCTGAAGGTGTTGGTTGAAGAAGGGATTGTCTCTGAAATCAAGGTTAATAATGATAATACAACCTATTATGATTTTATGGGACATGACCACTTAAACATTGTTTGTGAAAAATGTGGTCACATTACTGACTTAGACTTACCGATTCCGTCTTTCAAGGAAGAGGTAGAATCACAAACTGGATTTCGCATTACTCGTGAACAGATGATTTTACATGGGATTTGCCCGAATTGTCAATAACCTGAGTCTAAATGACTTAGGTCTTTTTTGAAGTATACAATAATCTGTAAAGGTTTTCAAAACTATCTTGTCATGGCAGAAGCTTTTTGCTAAAATATTGCTATGAAAACTTTATATGACGTTCAACAGTTGTTGAAACAGTTTGGCATAGTAGTTTACCTGGGAAAAAGGCTCTATGATATCGAAATGATGAAGATTGAATTAGAAGCCCTCTACCAGAATGGTTTGGTGGACAAGGACAGCTACCTTACTGCTGAAATGATTTTACGACGTGAACATCGCATTGAAATGGAGAAAGAAAATGAGTAAAAAACTCTTGGGAATTGACCTTGGTGGAACAACTGTTAAATTTGGTATTTTGACTTCAGAAGGTGAAGTGCAAGAAAAATGGGCGATTGAAACAAATACGCTTGAAAATGGTCGTCACATCGTCCCTAACATCGTGGAGTCTTTGAAACACCGTTTGGAAATGTACGGACTTACTGCAGAAGATTTCATTGGAATTGGTATGGGTTCTCCAGGAGCTGTTGATCGTGAAAATAAAACGGTTACTGGTGCCTTCAACTTGAACTGGGCAGAAACTCAAGAAGTTGGATCTGTCATCGAAAAAGAACTCGGTATTCCATTTGCCATTGATAATGATGCTAACGTTGCTGCCCTCGGTGAACGTTGGGTTGGTGCTGGTGCTAACAATCCTGATGTTGTCTTTGTGACATTAGGAACAGGAGTTGGTGGTGGCGTTATCGCTGATGGTAACTTGATTCATGGTGTTGGCGGTGCTGGTGGTGAAATTGGCCACATTATCGTTGAGCCTGAAACAGGATTTGAATGTACTTGCGGAAACAAAGGATGCTTGGAAACTGTAGCTTCTGCAACAGGTGTCGTACGTTTGGCACGTCATTTAGCAGAAGGCTATGAAGGTAACTCTTCTATTAAAGCTGCTGTAGATAATGGTGAGCAAGTAACAAGTAAAGATATTTTCGTTGCCGCTGCCGAAGGCGACAAGTTTGCTAATAGCATCGTTGACAAAGTCTCTGAATACCTAGGACTTGCAACAGCAAATATCTCAAATATTCTTAACCCAGATTCAGTTGTAATCGGTGGTGGTGTTTCAGCAGCTGGTGAATTCTTGCGTAGCCGTGTTGAAGGATACTTTACACGTTATGCATTCCCACAAGTTCGCCGTACAACAAAAGTGAAATTAGCAGAGCTTGGAAATGATGCTGGTATCATTGGAGCTGCTAGCCTTGCACTTACAATTGATAACTAATGAATGACAGAAGGTGTGTCTGACCAATTATAGGTGGACAGCACCTTTTTCTTGTTGAAAAACGTTTACAATCAGCTGAGCTCTGCCATTTTGTTGAAAATGTGGTATACTTTAAAAGTTGAAATAAAAATTAAAGAGGAAAAAATGACTAAACTTAGAGAAGATATCCGTAACGTAGCCATCATTGCCCACGTTGACCACGGTAAAACAACACTTGTTGATGAATTGTTGAAACAATCACACACTCTTGACGAGCGTAAAGAGCTTGATGAGCGTGCAATGGACTCAAACGATCTTGAAAAAGAACGTGGAATTACAATCCTTGCCAAAAATACAGCCGTTGCTTATAACGGTACGCGTATCAACATCATGGATACACCAGGTCACGCGGACTTCGGTGGAGAAGTTGAACGTATCATGAAAATGGTTGATGGGGTTGTCCTTGTTGTCGATGCCTACGAAGGTACAATGCCTCAAACACGTTTTGTGTTGAAAAAAGCACTCGAGCAAAACTTGACACCTATTGTTGTTGTTAACAAGATTGATAAACCATCAGCTCGTCCTGAAGAAGTTGTTGATGAAGTTCTTGAACTTTTCATCGAGCTTGGTGCCGATGATGATCAGTTGGAATTCCCAGTTGTGTATGCTTCAGCGATTAACGGAACATCATCATTGTCAGATAACCCTGCTGAACAAGAGCACACTATGGCTCCAATCTTTGACACTATTATTGACCACATCCCAGCTCCTGTAGATAACTCAGATGAGCCTCTTCAATTCCAAGTGTCACTTCTTGACTACAATGATTTCGTTGGACGTATCGGTATTGGACGTATCTTCCGTGGAACTGTAAAAGTTGGTGACCAAGTTACCCTTTCAAAACTTGATGGAACAACAAAGAACTTCCGTGTTACTAAACTTTTCGGTTTCTTTGGTTTGGAACGTCGTGAAATTGAAGAAGCAAAAGCTGGTGATTTGATTGCCATCTCAGGTATGGAAGACATCTTCGTTGGTGAAACAATCACACCAACTGATGCTGTTGAACCATTGCCAGTTCTTCGTATTGACGAACCAACACTTCAAATGACTTTCTTGGCTAATAACTCACCATTTGCAGGTCGTGAAGGTAAACACGTGACATCACGTAAGGTTGAAGAACGTCTTTTGGCAGAGTTGCAAACAGATGTTTCTCTTCGTGTTGATCCAACTGATTCTCCAGATAAATGGACTGTCTCAGGTCGTGGTGAATTGCACTTGTCTATCCTTATCGAAACAATGCGTCGTGAAGGATACGAACTTCAAGTGTCTCGTCCAGAAGTTATCATCAAAGAAATTGATGGCGTGAAATGTGAGCCATTTGAACGTGTTCAAATTGATACTCCAGAAGAGTACCAAGGTTCTATTATCCAAGCCCTTTCAGAACGTAAAGGTGACATGCTTGATATGCAAATGGTTGGTAACGGTCAAACACGTCTTATCTTCCTTGTACCAGCTCGTGGACTTATCGGATTCTCTACTGAATTCTTGTCTATGACACGTGGTTACGGTATCATGAACCACACCTTCGACCAATACTTGCCAGTTGTTGCTGGTGAAATTGGTGGCCGTCACCGTGGTGCCCTTGTTTCTATCGATACAGGTAAAGCGACAACTTACTCAATCATGCGTATCGAAGAACGTGGTACAATCTTTGTTAACCCAGGTACTGAAGTTTATGAAGGTATGATTGTTGGTGAAAATGCTCGTGAAAATGACCTTGGTGTCAATATCACTACAGCAAAACAAATGACAAACGTGCGTTCAGCAACTAAGGACCAAACGGCTGTTATCAAGACTCCACGTATCTTGACTCTTGAAGAATCACTTGAATTCTTGGATGACGATGAGTACATGGAAGTAACGCCTGAATCTATCCGCTTGCGTAAACAAATTTTGAATAAAGCAGAGCGTGATAAAGCCAATAAACGTAAGAAAAAAGCAGCAGAAGCTGAATAATATATAGAGAGGAGAAGAGATGTTTTATCTGATTGTTGCTATATTGATTGCATCATTCTATTTCTTTATTGCACCAAAGTCGGTAAAAAACACCATGAATCTTCTCTTTGTCATGGCTACCTTAGCATTGCTCCTACTTTTAGCAGTGCTATCAATCATTAAATTCTTCAGTTTACCTGGTGAGTTCTTTGTTACGGTGGGAATGCTTGTATTGAGCTATTTCACCTTGAAAGATTTTTTCGCTATGTCAGAGCTTAATCATGAAAAAGCTGAACATGAAGATAAATAAGTAGCATGAGATTAAAAGTCAATCGAATAGATTGGCTTTTTCTTTTGCCAAGAAGAGGTAACTCCTTGAAATAGCTTGGGATAAAGGGTAAAATGATTATGATACAATTTGAGAGAATGGACGAATTATGAAATCAGTAACACAATTTGAAAATAAAAAAGTTTTGGTCCTTGGTTTGGCTAAATCTGGTGAAGCAGCTGCCCGCCTATTGGCTAAGTTGGGTGCTATTGTCACAGTAAATGATGGGAAACCATTTGAGGAAAATCCATCAGCACAGACGCTTCTTGAAGAAGGGATTAAGGTTGTCTGTGGCGGACATCCTCTTGAACTATTGGATGAAAATTTTGAATTAATGGTGAAAAATCCTGGAATTCGTTATGACAATCCAATGGTAGCTCGTGCACTTGAAAAAGGCATTCCTGTTTGGACTGAAGTGGAATTAGCTTACCTAGTATCTGAAGCACCTATTATCGGTATTACAGGCTCAAATGGTAAGACAACAACGACAACTATGATTGCTGATGTCCTAAACCATGGTGGCAAATCGGGTGTCTTGTCTGGAAATATCGGTTTCCCTGCGTCAGAAGTTGCACAGTCAGTTACTGCTCAAGATACCTTAGTTATGGAATTGTCTTCGTTCCAATTGATGGGGATTGACAGCTTCCATCCACATATTGCTGTGATTACTAACTTGATGCCGACACATATTGACTATCATGGTAGTTTTGAAGAATATGTGGCTGCTAAATGGAATATTCAAAATCAGATGACTGCGGATGATTTTGTTGTTTTGAACTTCAATCAAGATTTAGCTAAGGAATTGGCTACACAAACTAAAGCACAAGTAGTTCCATTCTCAACAGTGGAAAAAGTAGATGGTGCCTATCTTGAAAATGGTGGTCTCTACTTCAAAGGTGAATTGGTGATGCAAGCCGATGAGATTGGCGTTCCTGGTAGTCACAATGTTGAAAATGCCTTGGCAACTATAGCTGTAGCAAAATTGTCAGGTATTTCAAACCAAGCTATCAAGGAAACTCTCGCAAGCTTTGGTGGGGTTAAGCACCGTCTCCAATTCGTTGACACTATCGATGAAGTGAAATTCTATAATGATAGTAAGTCAACAAACATTTTAGCGACACAAAAAGCACTTTCTGGTTTTGATAATAGCAAAGTCATTTTGATTGCCGGTGGTTTGGACCGTGGTAATGAATTTGATGAACTCATTCCTGACATTACTGGTCTTAAGAAAATGGTGATTTTAGGAGAATCAGCTCCCCGTGTCAAACATGCTGCTGATAAAGCGGGCGTGACTTATCTTGATGCCAAAGATGTGGCAGATGCGACACGTATTGCTTTTGATCAAGCAAGTGCAGGAGATGTTGTCTTGTTGAGCCCTGCAAACGCAAGTTGGGATATGTACAAGAATTTCGAAGTGCGTGGTGACGAATTTATCACAACTGTTGAGCAATTGAAGGGATAGTCTATGGCAAAAGCGAAAAAGATTGTTTTTACCGGTGGTGGAACCGTTGGACATGTGACTTTAAATCTTATCTTAATTCCAAAATTTCTCAAAGATGGATGGGAAGTGCACTATATCGGTGACAAGCACGGGATTGAACATGAGCAGATTGATAAATCTGGCTTAGATGTGACTTTCCATAGTATTGCTACAGGTAAACTACGTCGTTATTTCTCATGGCAAAATATGTTGGATGTCTTTAAAGTTGGTTGGGGGATTCTACAGTCTATTGCAATTATTGCCAAGATTCGCCCCCAAGCACTCTTTTCAAAGGGTGGATTTGTCTCAGTGCCACCGGTAATTGCTTCTAAATTATTAGGAGTTCCTGTATATGTGCATGAGTCTGACCTTTCTATGGGCTTGGCCAATAAAATTGCCTATAAATTTGCGACTACTATGTTTACGACTTTTGAACAATCAAAAGGATTGGCAAAGACAAAACATGTAGGCGCTATTACAAAGGTAGGAATGGCGACATCTAATCAGTCTGGTGCCCTTGATAAGATTAAAGAACAGTTTGATGACAACTTAAAAACTGTCCTTTTCATTGGTGGTTCAGCTGGTGCAAAGGTATTTAATGATTTTATTAGTAATACTCCACAGCTGACTGAAAAATATAATGTCATTAATATTTCTGGGGACTCTTCATTGAATACCTTAGAACGTCATCTTTATAGAGTTGATTATGTGACAGATTTGTACCAACCTCTTATGGATACGGCAGATTTAGTTGTAACTCGTGGTGGCTCAAATACGATTTTCGAATTGTTGGCTATGAAAAAACTTCATTTAATTATTCCTTTAGGGAAAGAAGCTAGCCGAGGAGACCAACTTGAAAATGCTGCCTATTTTGAACGAAAAGGCTACGCACGTCAATTACAGGAAACAGAATTAAGTTGGGAAACCTTGAATCATGAGCTTGAACAACTTGTTGAACATGCAGAGACTTACAAAGAAGTGATGGCTAAATCTGATGAAATCACTTCTCCTGATGATTTTTATAACCTATTAGTGACTAGTATTTCAAAAAAATAAAGGAATTTCATGGCAAAAAAGGATCAAGAATCACAAGAAAAACAAGTTCTTACAGAGTGGCAGAAGAGAAATCTCGAATTTTTGAGAAAAAAAGAAACCGAAGATTCTGAAGAATTTGCGAATGGAAAGGTCGTTCATTCACAAGAAGCGACTTCAAATGAGAGCCAGCCACCAGTGAAAAAGAAGGTTAAAAAGAAAAAAAAGACCAAAAGGAAGAAACGAAAAAAAGGTAATACAACTAGTAATATTCCAATTGCACAACAAAATCTTGCAGGACTAGTTGTTTTTATCGCTGCACTCCTAATCGTATTTTCACTTTTCTTTATTTCACCTTGGTCAAAACAAAAGGTTCTCACTGTATCAGGAACAAAAAATGCTTTACCAGAAGATGTGAAAGTTGCAAGTGGTATTCTTGATACAGACTATATCACTCATGTCTTTTTCAACCAAGGAAAGGTTGCATCAACTGTTGAAAAAACTAATGTTTGGGTTAAAAAGGCTACAGTTACATATAGTTTTCCAAATCAATTTAATATTGCAGTAAAAGAATACCCAATCGTGGCTTATCGTCAAACTACAAATGGTTATGTTTCTATTCTTCAAAGTGGTAAGACAGGAGGAACAGTTTCAACTAGTAATCTACCTGATAAATTCATCACCTTAAAGATGGATGACGAGAAGAAAATCGAAGAGTTAGTAAAAGAATTAAATAAACTTGATACAAAAATCAAGAATAATATTCAAATTATTAATCTTACGCCTACTAAAGCAACTTCAGATTTACTAACGATTGAGCTGTATGATGGCAATTCCATTCGTGTTCCACTTTCTCAATTAACAGTTAAGCTTCCTTACTACGAGAAAATTAAGAGTCAACTTTCAGATGGAAGTATTGTAGATATGGAAGTTGGACTTTATACAACGACTCCTGAAGTTGAATCATCAAAAACTGATGGGGATAAAAAGAAAGATAAAGATAAGACTGATAAAAAAGAAGAAAATGCAACTTCTGAAGAAGGTCAAGATACTACAACATCAACGGAACAGCATTCTGAAGAAGAAACTATTTCTGAAAATTCAGGTATTCAAACAGAAGAAAATCCACCAGTTGGTCAGGAAACAACTCATCGGACT
Above is a window of Streptococcus salivarius DNA encoding:
- a CDS encoding cell division protein FtsQ/DivIB; protein product: MAKKDQESQEKQVLTEWQKRNLEFLRKKETEDSEEFANGKVVHSQEATSNESQPPVKKKVKKKKKTKRKKRKKGNTTSNIPIAQQNLAGLVVFIAALLIVFSLFFISPWSKQKVLTVSGTKNALPEDVKVASGILDTDYITHVFFNQGKVASTVEKTNVWVKKATVTYSFPNQFNIAVKEYPIVAYRQTTNGYVSILQSGKTGGTVSTSNLPDKFITLKMDDEKKIEELVKELNKLDTKIKNNIQIINLTPTKATSDLLTIELYDGNSIRVPLSQLTVKLPYYEKIKSQLSDGSIVDMEVGLYTTTPEVESSKTDGDKKKDKDKTDKKEENATSEEGQDTTTSTEQHSEEETISENSGIQTEENPPVGQETTHRTSPAQG
- a CDS encoding UDP-N-acetylglucosamine--N-acetylmuramyl-(pentapeptide) pyrophosphoryl-undecaprenol N-acetylglucosamine transferase; this encodes MAKAKKIVFTGGGTVGHVTLNLILIPKFLKDGWEVHYIGDKHGIEHEQIDKSGLDVTFHSIATGKLRRYFSWQNMLDVFKVGWGILQSIAIIAKIRPQALFSKGGFVSVPPVIASKLLGVPVYVHESDLSMGLANKIAYKFATTMFTTFEQSKGLAKTKHVGAITKVGMATSNQSGALDKIKEQFDDNLKTVLFIGGSAGAKVFNDFISNTPQLTEKYNVINISGDSSLNTLERHLYRVDYVTDLYQPLMDTADLVVTRGGSNTIFELLAMKKLHLIIPLGKEASRGDQLENAAYFERKGYARQLQETELSWETLNHELEQLVEHAETYKEVMAKSDEITSPDDFYNLLVTSISKK